A stretch of Lactuca sativa cultivar Salinas chromosome 6, Lsat_Salinas_v11, whole genome shotgun sequence DNA encodes these proteins:
- the LOC111912039 gene encoding uncharacterized protein LOC111912039 — translation MDCRQGDPVLGMRLCYHIDQVGHGKANGPLLAAKPAQVPAPATLRITDGRPVKAEPPKAQGCAFQLTTEEAKAAPDVGASRSFVSQTFSRGFGVPVGELECPLRASIANEHGVYASSVYRGCQLEIFEVVFPIDLIVIRMWEVSVIVGMDWLSHFGAMIDYEGQQAVVRAASGGALIIYGEGTRTGSGFCSEARARQYIQHRCAGYLAYVVDMQVGDQTSVSEVPVLKEFANVLPEELPGIHPERRVEFRINLVPGAAPISKASYRLAPPEM, via the exons ATGGATTGTCGCCAGGGTGATCCGGTTTTGGGTATGAGGTTATGCTACCACATTGATCAGGTTGGCCATGGGAAGGCCAACGGCCCATTGCTAgccgccaagccggcgcaggTTCCAGCgccagctactttgaggatcactgatgggagACCTGTTAAGGccgagcctccgaaggctcaaggGTGTGCTTTCCAGCTTACGACAGAGGAGGCCAaagcagcaccagatgtg GGGGCAAGTCGGTCTTTCGTTTCTCAGACGTTTAGTAGGGGATTTGGTGTGCCAGTTGGTGAGCTAGAGTGTCCATTGAGAGCTTCTATTGCCAACGAACACGGAGTTtatgcttcttcggtctaccgaggatgcCAGTTGGAGATCTTCGAAGTGGTctttccgatagatttgattgTGATTCGCATGTGGGAAGTAagtgtgattgtgggtatggattggcttagtcatTTCGGTGCCATGATAGATTATGAGGGCCAGCAAGCGGTAGTTCGAGCCGCAAGTGGGGGAGCACTGATTAtatatggcgagggcaccagaACGGGGTCAGGGTTCTGTTCAGAAGCCagagctcgacagtatattcagcatcgATGTGCGGGTTACTTAGCTTACGTGGTGGATATGCAGGTTGGAGACCAAacttcagtttcagaggttccagtgcTTAAGGAGTTTGCCAACGTGcttccggaggagttaccaggGATACATCCGGAGAGGCGGGTCGAGTTTCGGATCAACCTGGTGCCGGGTGCGGCTCCTATTTCCAAGGCGTCGTATCGTTTGGCGCcacctgagatgtag